The DNA sequence GGGCCGTCATCCGCGCCATCGCCGAGAAACTGCCCGAGATGAAGAACCCGCCGTCGGCCCTGAAGGACGTGGACCTGGCCCTGGCCAGCATCTACTACTGCAACATGAGCGTGTTCCAGTCCCTGCCCGACGCCTGGGCCATCGGCCACCTCTTCCCCATCATGCCCGTGCACCGGCTGGACGAGCTGCCCACGGAACAGGCCATCCTGGCCGACATCACCTGTGACAGCGACGGCAAGCTCGACAGCTTCATCGACATCCACGGCGTCAAGCGCGTGCTGGAGCTGCACTCGGTCAAGCCGTGCGAGCCCTATCATCTGGGCGCGTTCCTGGTCGGCGCATACCAGGAGACCCTGGGCGACCTGCACAACCTCTTCGGCGACACCAACGTCGTCAGCGTGCGCATCAACGAGGACGGGACCTACGATTTCATCCGCGAACTCGAGGGCGACAGCGTGGCCGACGTGCTGTCCTACGTGGAGTTCGAACCCAAGCAGGTCCTGGAGAACTTCCGTAAGGTGGCCGAGCAGGGCGTCCGCGAGGGCAAGATCAGCCCCCAGGAGCGCTTCATGATCATGCGCGCCTACGAGCGCGGCCTGCGCGGCTACACCTATCTGAACGAGGGCCGGGATTGCGACAATCCCGATGTGTGCGCGAGCGGCCCCACGGCCGGCGTGTAATTCGAACCATGCCTTATTGAAGGAGGATCGCCATGTCCAAAGTGCTCATCATCGGCGCCGGCGGCGTCGGCCATGTGGTGGCCCACAAGTGCGCCCAGGCGCCCGAAGTCTTCAGCGAGATCATGCTGGCCAGCCGGACCAAGTCCAAGTGCGACGCCATCGCCGCGTCGGTGAAGGAGAGGACCGGGCGCACCATCCAGACGGCCGCCCTCGACGCCGACAACGTGGCCGAGACCGTGGCCCTCATCAGGAAGTTCCAGCCCAAGCTGGTCCTGAACGTGGCCCTGCCGTACCAGGACCTGGCCCTCATGGACGCCTGCCTCGAAACCGGCGTGGACTACCTCGACACTGCCAACTACGAGCCCCTCGACGAGGCCAAGTTCGAATACAAGTGGCAGTGGGCCTACCAGGACCGCTTCAAGGAGAAGGGGCTCATGGCCCTTTTGGGCTCGGGCTTCGACCCCGGCGTGACCAACGTCTACTGCGCCTACGCCCAGAAGCACCTCTTCGACGAGATCCACGAGCTCGACATCATCGACTGCAACGCGGGCGACCACGGCCAGCCCTTCGCCACCAATTTCAACCCCGAGATCAACATCCGCGAGATCACCCAGCGCGGCCGCTACTGGGAGCGGGGCGAGTGGGTCGAGACCGACCCCCTGTCCTGGCGCATGAGCTACGACTTCCCCGAGGGCATCGGCCCCAAGGACTGCTACCTCATGTACCACGAGGAGCTCGAATCCCTGGTGCAGAACATCCGGGGCCTCAAGCGCGCCCGCTTCTGGATGACCTTCTCCCAGAACTATCTCAACCACCTGAAGGTGCTTGAAGGCATCGGCATGACCTCCATCGAGCCCGTGGACTACAAGGGCCAGAAGATCGTGCCCCTGCAGTTCCTCAAAGCCGTGCTGCCCGAGCCGGGTTCCCTGGGACCCCTGACCAAGGGCCGGACCTGCATCGGTTGCGTCATGAAGGGCGTCAAGGACGGACGTGAGCGCAAGGCCTACATCTACAACATCTGCAGCCACGAGGAGGCCTACCGCGAGGTCGGCTCCCAGGCCATCTCCTACACCACGGGCGTGCCGGCCATGATCGGCGCCATGATGATGCTGACCGGGAAATGGCGCGGCGCGGGCGTGTTCAACATGGAACAGCTCGATCCGGACCCGTTCATGGAGAAGCTGAACATCCACGGCCTGCCCTGGGTGGTGGTCGACCTGTGATGGACGGGCGCACCGCGTACCGCTTCGACACGCACCAGGTCGCCACGCCGTCCTTCGTGGTCGACCTGGGGCTCATCCGGCGCAACCTGGACGTGCTGGCCGGGGTCAAGGAACGCACGGGCTGCAAGATCCTGCTGGCGCTCAAGGGCTTCGCCATGTGGAGCGTCTTCCCGATCCTGCGGCAGGTGCTCGACGGCGTCTGCGCCAGTTCGCCGCATGAGGCCAGGCTCGGCCGCGAGGAGTTCGGCCGCGAGGTGCACGCCTTCGCGGCCGGCTACTCCCAGGCCGACATCTTCGACCTGTGCACCACGGCCGACCACATCGTCTTCAACTCCTTTCGCCAGCTGGAATCGTTCCGGGGCCTGATCGCCGAAGAGGCCAAGCGTCTCGGGCGGGAGATCGAACTCGGCGTGCGCATCAACCCCGAGCACTCCGAGGGCGCGGTGCCCATCTACGACCCGTGCTCGCCGGGCTCGCGCCTGGGCATCCGGCGCAAGGACTTCCGCCCCGACCTGCTCGAAGGGGTCACGGGCCTGCACTGGCACAACCTGTGCGAACAGAACGCCGACTGCCTGGAGCGGACCATCGCGGCCGCCGAGAAGGGCTTCGGGGAGTTCTTTTCGCGCATGCAGTACGTCAACTTCGGCGGCGGCCATCACATCACCCGCCCCGACTACGACGTGGACCTGCTGTGCCGGTTGATAAACGACTTCAAGCAGCGCCACGGCGTGCAGGTCTACCTGGAACCCGGCGAGGCAGTGGCCCTGAACACGGGCTATCTGGTCTCGACCGTCCTCGACGTGACCGAGGCCGACATGCCCATCGTCATCATGGACGCCTCGGTCCCGGCGCACATGCCCGACGTGCTGGAGATGCCGTACCGCCCACACATAGTAGGCTCCGGCCTGCCCGGAGAAAAGCCCTGGACCTGCCGCCTGGGCGGCCTGTCCTGCCTGGCCGGCGACGTGGCCGGCGAGTACTCCTTCGACCGGCCCCTGGCCCCCGGCGACCGCCTGGTCTTCACGGACATGGCCCACTACTCCATGGTCAAGACCAACACCTTCAACGGCATCCAGCTGCCAAGCATCGCGGTCTTCGAACCCGAGGACGGTTCCATGCGCGTGGTGCGGAGCTTCGGCTACGAGGATTTCAAGGGTCGGTTGTCCTGAGCCTTCGAATCACAATGACGATATGAAAACGCGGTTGTCCGGCGACGGGCATCCGCGTTTTTTTTGAAGTGTAACGGCGGAGGACATCTTGGAGGAAGATCACGGGAGGGGGATGTATACGTCACGGGTTTGGAAGATCTGAAGCGTGCAGGGGCTCTTTCGCTGCGGGCCTTTCTGGAGAACTGCGCCGGCGTGGCAAGGAGCCGCGCAACCTTAAGGGTAAATTCACCCGGAGCCTGGACGGGGAGAACGGTCACCAGGGCGGCGTTGCCGCTGCGTCAATCGGCGCGTGTTGATTACGGCTCCGCTTCCCACAGGTTCGGATAATCCTCCACGAAGCCGACTTCGTTGACCCGGAGCAGAGCGAAGTAGTCGAAGCGTGGCGCCTCGTACCAGTACGCTTCGGCGGTGCGCCGCTCGTAACGCTGTTGCAGCCTGTCAAGAGTGCCGGCAGCTACGTCGAGCCAGGCGACAGATACATCCGCGGCCTGGCCGATCTGAAGTGCCACACGCCGGAGTTGAAGCAGGTTCGTGGCCGGGGTGAACCCGAGATCCAGGTTGATGCACCCTTCCAGGTTGGGCACGACCAAGCCGTTGAGCGTCCATGTTCCATCGTGCGCCAGCGCGATCCGGAAATCGAGCGCACGTTCACCCATCCAGCCGCGCACCGCACCCTCCTGCGTTCGCCACTCACCATCGCATTCGACTTCATAGGCCAGAAAAGCAGGGACACCGTTGTGCAGGAAGGCGGTGGCACCCTCCACGCGCCAGGCGCCGCCTCGCTCAACCAGACGGCAGGCGTCGTGACCGGCGGAGTCCAGGCGCCTCCAGAGGATCTTGTCAGTTACCATGTCGCGTCCTCAACCGGCCCATGCGATGAAATCCGGGGTTACAGAAAGTTGAAGATCACGCAAAATCCGGTTCCAGATTTCGAATAATGAACTGTCTCATATTTCCAATGAGTATATTCGCAGTTGAATAATGCAATCCTGTCGCGGCGGCAACGTGAGCCTGGGTAGAGTAATATCCGCAGCAGGCGGGGAGATGGCAGCGTCACACCATTTGCGGTCACCTGTTTCAGGGCGCAGTGCATTCAGAAGAAGGTTGTCTCCGAGCAGGCACTGCCCTGAGATCATTCCAGGCGAATTCACATTCACAACCGCATCGGCAAAGAAACGGCTCTCTTTTCAGTCTGCAGGATATCATCCTGGAATTGTTCCAGAATCAAGCCAGATTTCAGAAGCCCGGTTAAGGATAACGGTCGGAACAGCATTTTTACTCAGTAATTGAGTATTTTTGCTCAATCAATTGAGTAAAAATGATTGATTCATATTTTTTATCTTGATATCGGACGATTATGACATATCAACGATCGCTCTTTTCCGACCTGCAACGGATTCTGCAATCGCCGTCGCCGGTCATGCATGTCCTGGTCGGGCCGCGTCAGGTCGGCAAGACCACCATTGCCCGGCAATTGGCCGATAGTCTCGGGTTTCCGGCAATTGTGGCCACGGCCGACAGTCCAACGCCCCTGGACGGCGCTTGGATCGAGACTCAGTGGCGGCGCGCCCTGATGCGGGCCTCGGACGGCCCGGTGCTCTTGGTGCTCGACGAGGTGCAGAAGGTTTCGGGTTGGAGCGAAAGCGTTAAGCTGCTGTGGGATGGCCGGGATATCGCCAAGGATATCCGGGTGCTGCTGCTTGGCTCTTCGGCCCTGCTTATGCAGGAGGGGCTGACGGAAAGCCTGGCCGGACGCTTTCTTTTGCATCGCTGTCCGCATTGGGGCTTTGCCGAATGCCGGGAGGCCTTCGGCTGGACTCTGGAGCAGTGGATTTTTTTCGGGGGCTATCCGGGGGCTGCGGCCTTTGTCCATGATGAAAGCCTGTGGAAGCGCTATATCGTCGATTCACTCATCGAGACCGTCCTGGCCCGTGACGTCTACCAGATGGCCAGGGTCGGCAAGCCCGCGCTGTTGCGCCATCTCTTTGCCCTGGCCGCGACCCTCCCGGCCCAGATCGTCTCCTACACAAAGATGCTGGGCCAGCTTCAGGACGCCGGCAATACCACGACCCTGGCCCACTACCTGCGCCTGCTGGAAGGGGCCTTCCTGCTCAGCGGGCTCGAACTCTTTTCCCGGGGCACGCAGCGCAAGCGCGGCAGCAGCCCCAAGCTGGTGCTCTGGAACAACGCCCTGGTCAACGCCCTGGGCCTGCGCAGCTTCGAGCAGGCCGCCTCGGACCCGGTATGGTGGGGCCGCCTGGTCGAAAACGCCGTAGGCGCGCACCTGTGCAACGGCCTCGGCTCCATGGAGTACGGGGTGACCTACTGGCGCGACGGCAAATACGAGGTCGATTTTGTCGTCGAGCGGGGCCAGGATATCTGGGCCGTGGAGGTGAAGAGCGGCGGGACGGGAGACGCAAAAGGGCTTGAGCGGTTCCGGGCCAAATACCCGGAAGCGAAAACGCTCATGGTCGGCGGGCCGGGGATTCCGCTGGAGGAGTTTTTCAGTGTTGCGGCAGGGCAGTGGGTGGGTTGAGCGTACGGGAGGGTCTGACTGGCGTTCAATTTGCTGCCAAACTTTTATTGTTCGATCTCTT is a window from the Desulfomicrobium escambiense DSM 10707 genome containing:
- the nspC gene encoding carboxynorspermidine decarboxylase — protein: MDGRTAYRFDTHQVATPSFVVDLGLIRRNLDVLAGVKERTGCKILLALKGFAMWSVFPILRQVLDGVCASSPHEARLGREEFGREVHAFAAGYSQADIFDLCTTADHIVFNSFRQLESFRGLIAEEAKRLGREIELGVRINPEHSEGAVPIYDPCSPGSRLGIRRKDFRPDLLEGVTGLHWHNLCEQNADCLERTIAAAEKGFGEFFSRMQYVNFGGGHHITRPDYDVDLLCRLINDFKQRHGVQVYLEPGEAVALNTGYLVSTVLDVTEADMPIVIMDASVPAHMPDVLEMPYRPHIVGSGLPGEKPWTCRLGGLSCLAGDVAGEYSFDRPLAPGDRLVFTDMAHYSMVKTNTFNGIQLPSIAVFEPEDGSMRVVRSFGYEDFKGRLS
- a CDS encoding ATP-binding protein, with amino-acid sequence MTYQRSLFSDLQRILQSPSPVMHVLVGPRQVGKTTIARQLADSLGFPAIVATADSPTPLDGAWIETQWRRALMRASDGPVLLVLDEVQKVSGWSESVKLLWDGRDIAKDIRVLLLGSSALLMQEGLTESLAGRFLLHRCPHWGFAECREAFGWTLEQWIFFGGYPGAAAFVHDESLWKRYIVDSLIETVLARDVYQMARVGKPALLRHLFALAATLPAQIVSYTKMLGQLQDAGNTTTLAHYLRLLEGAFLLSGLELFSRGTQRKRGSSPKLVLWNNALVNALGLRSFEQAASDPVWWGRLVENAVGAHLCNGLGSMEYGVTYWRDGKYEVDFVVERGQDIWAVEVKSGGTGDAKGLERFRAKYPEAKTLMVGGPGIPLEEFFSVAAGQWVG
- a CDS encoding putative glycolipid-binding domain-containing protein yields the protein MVTDKILWRRLDSAGHDACRLVERGGAWRVEGATAFLHNGVPAFLAYEVECDGEWRTQEGAVRGWMGERALDFRIALAHDGTWTLNGLVVPNLEGCINLDLGFTPATNLLQLRRVALQIGQAADVSVAWLDVAAGTLDRLQQRYERRTAEAYWYEAPRFDYFALLRVNEVGFVEDYPNLWEAEP
- a CDS encoding saccharopine dehydrogenase family protein, whose amino-acid sequence is MSKVLIIGAGGVGHVVAHKCAQAPEVFSEIMLASRTKSKCDAIAASVKERTGRTIQTAALDADNVAETVALIRKFQPKLVLNVALPYQDLALMDACLETGVDYLDTANYEPLDEAKFEYKWQWAYQDRFKEKGLMALLGSGFDPGVTNVYCAYAQKHLFDEIHELDIIDCNAGDHGQPFATNFNPEINIREITQRGRYWERGEWVETDPLSWRMSYDFPEGIGPKDCYLMYHEELESLVQNIRGLKRARFWMTFSQNYLNHLKVLEGIGMTSIEPVDYKGQKIVPLQFLKAVLPEPGSLGPLTKGRTCIGCVMKGVKDGRERKAYIYNICSHEEAYREVGSQAISYTTGVPAMIGAMMMLTGKWRGAGVFNMEQLDPDPFMEKLNIHGLPWVVVDL